Genomic segment of Candidatus Neomarinimicrobiota bacterium:
TATAACGATCAAGTGATGACCCTGACCGGTGTTATTGCAATCGGGTCGGGAATCACGCGAACCGATAGAACGGAGGCTTACTTCCAGGACTATTCAGGTTATGGATTGGTACTCTCCGCATCAGGAACGCTTTCCCCTGCTCTGATCAATGGTGATTCAATCAGCATTACCGGAATGATTTCCGAGTATAACGGAACCAAACAAATTCAAGACTTCAGCACAACCATAATCGCAACCGGTCGACCTGTGCCTAATGTGACAAAAATTTCTACTGCAGACTTAAATAGTTTAGCATTTGAAGATCGATTTGTAGAGATCAATGGAGTCGTTTCCACGGTTGCCTATGATATTGGTGGTGGCACAAACGCAGTCATTGAGGACATTACCGGTGAAATAGTCAGCGAGAAAGACAAACAGGTGACCCTTCGGATTTGGGACTCGACCTTTCTGCTCTCTGATTCTGTAGCCAACTCACTGCTCCAACCTGGTAGTTATGTGACAGTACGGGGACTTGCCGGGCAATATAATTCTGAAGGTCAATTGGTCGTCGCCTATGCCAGTGATGTTCAACCCTATCAGGAGGGTGAACCAGGGGACGGTGGAACCGTTCTGAACGTGGCACCATATCCCTTTGATCCTTTGCGCGGTGAGAAAATTCAGTACACCTTCTCATTCCCGGCAAATTCACATATCGTTGTTCGTGTATTCGATCTATCCGGAAGATTCATTACCACCCTGTTTGATGGTTATCGCACGCCAGCTCTGGAGATCACGAATTACTGGAAAGGTCGTACCGAGACCTACAAGCTTGTTCCTCCCGGTACTTATATCATGCATCTGGAAACCATAAATCGTATTAGCGGTGAGACGCTCCGGGATATTGCACCCGTTGTTGTCGCGTCACGCATCAACTAATGGTGAATGATAAATTGTAAATGATTAAAGAGAACGTAATAAAAGAAAAGAGTTTTGCTTTTGCCTTACGCATAGTAAAGCTTTATAAATTTCTTATTAGTAACAATGAATACATTATGAGCAAACAAGTATTAAAGAGTGGAACTGCTATTGGTGCTCTAGTTCGAGAAGCTGAGCATGCTGAAAGTAAAGCAGATTTTATTCATAAAATGGCAATTGCTCAAAAAGAAGCAAATGAGACTGATTATTGGATTGAGTTGTTATTTCGTTCGGAATATTTGGAAGAAAAATTCTACAAATCAATTATTAAAGATATAAAAGAGATCAACAAAATATTGGCATCAATAATTATCACTTCAAAGAAGCAGAAAAATGAAAACACATAATTCACAATTCATAATTAATAATTCAAGAAGAAGATGGAAATGAAAAGAATAATGACAACAGTAGAGCCTGTCAAATCAATCAAAGTGATTTGGACAACCTTATTTTTTATTCTTCTTCCCCTATGTGAGAGTTGGGCGCAGGTGACTTCAGCTGTTCAAACTACTACTGCTCGCAGTACGGCTGTTGCCTCCAGTAATATTGCCTGGGGTAATTCGGCAGATCTGCTTTTTTCAAACCCTGCTCTGTTGGCCGAGTTTAAAGGGATTGGTTTGATTGCCGGGTATCAAAACCTGTTCAGCCAAAGCTTTCTGAACCATTCCATTGCTGGAGTTGCCTATGATTCAGGAAAAATGCTGGGTAATTTTGGACTGACAACCACATCACTTAATACCACAAGTGGTGCCAGCAGTTTAGCCTCTGAAACCGCTATCGGACTGCACTATGGTGCCTTCCTCATGAAAGATAGACTTTCCTCTCTGGCACTGGGTGCCACGGTGAATATCCTGCAAATTTCTTACGGGAAAAGTGCCGGGCTTTCCGGTGACGGATCAGATGGCGTTGATCTGGGCTCAACCACTGAAATGGGGATTGATATCGGTTTGGTTGCCAGCCTGGGCAAAAAGCATCGAGCCGCCGTGCTAGTTAAGAACATCAATGAACCAGCCATTGGCAGTGCTGGAACCATAACTCCTCTGCCTCAGGTTCTCATTGGTGGTTTTGCCTATTCCCCTGTAGAGGAGGTCACCACAACTTTCTCTCTGAATTACATTTCAGGTTATCCCGTTGAGTTCCATGGCGGATTGGAATACCGATTAAATACCCATTACAGCATTCTGACTGGCCTGCAATCTCAGCCTAATCGACTATCAGCTGGCATGAAGATTAACACCAAAGGGATCACAATGGAGTACGGAGTTATCACACATCCAGTACTGCCCCTGACCCATGCCATATCCCTGAGTGTTCATTTAAAAGGCTTTAGCAAGTAAGGCGCCCTCGATGAATAAACATTTCATTCGATTGGGGCTACACCTTGTGATATTGATCCAGGTGGCTTTTTCCACATCCCTGGATATCAATAATGCCGATGAAGCCAGCATCATGGATCTGGATACCAGAGAAGAGGTCAAGCAAGCCCTCATCGAATACATTGAAGAAACGGGACCTATTTCCAGTTTTTATGAAATTGCTGATCTGGATCAAATTTCACCTGAAGATCTGGTTCAATTAAAATCTTTGATCTCGATCTATCCCAAACACCAAAAGAACAATTCCCGATTGGAAGACAATTATCGGAAAGTTGAACAATGGACCTCCCAGGAAGGTGCCAGCGAAGGACTCATCGAATTATGGCTGGACCGTCTGGCAGAACCCATCAACATCAATACCGCTTCATACGAAGATATCATCTCATTTCAGAATGTGACCCCCGTTGATGCCGTGGCTATCCTGAATCTTAGAGAGCAGATGGGAGAATTTAGATATCAACGTGCCCTGAGAAAT
This window contains:
- a CDS encoding four helix bundle protein, which translates into the protein MKENVIKEKSFAFALRIVKLYKFLISNNEYIMSKQVLKSGTAIGALVREAEHAESKADFIHKMAIAQKEANETDYWIELLFRSEYLEEKFYKSIIKDIKEINKILASIIITSKKQKNENT